A window of the Xiashengella succiniciproducens genome harbors these coding sequences:
- a CDS encoding YfiR family protein encodes MKRVLFLLMLLSLPLFKTEAQEAKYKAVFTLNFIRYIGWPDQSLKGDFVIGVVRNKEVADWIREQSAGKKFGFQDIIVKEFRSIDEVDNCQVIYVSSAVNIRSSSEQLIEKAKKNKSLIIAETDGATNHGAAINFVIRDGALKFELHKGNAAWMGLQFSSRLESMAAAIVL; translated from the coding sequence ATGAAAAGGGTATTATTTTTATTGATGTTGTTGTCTCTGCCACTGTTTAAAACAGAGGCTCAGGAGGCAAAGTATAAGGCAGTATTTACTTTGAATTTCATAAGGTACATAGGGTGGCCAGATCAATCTCTTAAAGGAGACTTTGTAATTGGTGTCGTAAGGAACAAGGAAGTTGCTGACTGGATCAGAGAGCAATCTGCCGGAAAGAAATTCGGATTCCAGGACATCATTGTTAAGGAGTTCCGCTCAATTGATGAGGTTGATAACTGTCAGGTAATTTATGTGTCTTCGGCTGTAAATATTAGAAGCAGTTCGGAGCAACTTATCGAAAAAGCAAAGAAAAATAAGAGCCTTATTATAGCAGAAACCGACGGTGCCACGAACCACGGAGCTGCCATCAATTTTGTGATTCGGGATGGTGCACTCAAATTCGAACTACACAAAGGAAATGCAGCTTGGATGGGACTTCAATTTAGTTCCCGTCTTGAATCAATGGCAGCAGCGATTGTACTTTAA